Proteins encoded in a region of the Elaeis guineensis isolate ETL-2024a chromosome 7, EG11, whole genome shotgun sequence genome:
- the LOC105047874 gene encoding uncharacterized protein, giving the protein MERSTDAAVEGVLEALTSRGWRFGDLDGEMRALIRSYEASSSSSSSSSAVEMIESELLNMDLRSFGGKSIPDAFSLKKSSHLRGPIVLQVVSSRDIYLSSIDASFKNSQHHRRLLRFVLTDGHSEVIAVEYAPIPSITEEIIPGTKIRLENKIPIHNGILCLNSEVVTVMGGTVQCLHEEWQMSQKYSGFSRLSLKLSQDDDGTGPPPFEKLHIGALPCRVDQLHSSHEADGRQVGHKIHHVVHKGHHFNDPGADKMVNEPKKDSVTERAEDKPCSSDARPKEVSEAAPVQNQAAAQKLLQKMNQPSHEDKHPRGYKQRYKARQEETPVFTLDEWERRKGTNWKPIVTGEVQDVSHDEELARQLQSQMDLEDIHGKTGQAEAEQIRLSMFNFGGAEERKNDGRREFRGRGRGRRRFR; this is encoded by the exons ATGGAGAGGAGCACCGACGCCGCTGTGGAGGGTGTTTTAGAAGCCCTAACGTCGAGGGGATGGCGTTTCGGAGACCTCGACGGGGAGATGCGAGCTCTTATCCGGAGCTACGAGGCTTCctcgtcttcctcctcttcctcgtcGGCCGTGGAAATGATCGAGTCGGAGCTCTTGAACATGGATTTGCGATCGTTCGGAGGGAAATCGATCCCCGACGCCTTCTCTTTGAAGAAATCCTCCCATCTCCGAGGCCCCATAGTCTTGCAG GTAGTTTCTTCACGGGATATATACCTAAGCAGCATTGATGCTTCCTTCAAAAACTCACAGCATCATCGTCGTCTCCTTCGATTTGTTCTTACTGATGGGCACTCTGAAGTAATTGCTGTAGAATATGCCCCAATTCCATCTATCACTGAGGAGATAATTCCTGGTACTAAG ATCCGCTTAGAGAACAAAATTCCAATACATAATGGGATATTGTGTCTGAATTCTGAAGTTGTGACTGTAATGGGAGGTACCGTACAATGTCTCCATGAAGAGTGGCAAATGAGTCAGAAATATTCAGGTTTTTCTCGCTTATCCCTGAAGTTATCTCAGGATGATGATGGCACTGGTCCTCCTCCATTTGAGAAGTTACATATTGGAGCGCTTCCATGTCGGGTGGACCAACTACATAGTTCTCATG AAGCTGATGGTAGACAAGTAGGACATAAAATCCATCATGTGGTACACAAAGGACATCATTTTAATGATCCAGGGGCAGATAAGATGGTCAATGAGCCAAAAAAGGACTCTGTAACTGAAAGAGCTGAAGATAAACCTTGTAGTTCTGATGCCAGGCCAAAAGAAG TGAGTGAAGCTGCTCCTGTTCAAAACCAAGCTGCTGCACAGAAGCTTCTGCAGAAAATGAACCAGCCATCACATGAAGACAAGCATCCTAGGGGTTACAAACAAAGATATAAAGCCAGACAAGAGGAGACTCCAGTTTTCACTTTAGATGAATGGGAAAGGAGAAAAGGCACTAACTGGAAGCCCATAGTGACAGGGGAAGTCCAAGATGTTAGCCATGATGAGGAGCTAGCTCGACAGCTTCAGAGTCAAATGGATTTAGAAGATATCCAC GGAAAGACTGGACAGGCAGAGGCAGAACAGATACGGTTGAGCATGTTCAACTTTGGTGGGGCAGAAGAGAGGAAGAATGATGGCAGAAGAGAGTTCAGAGGaaggggaagagggagaagaagattCAGATAA